A genomic window from Parasteatoda tepidariorum isolate YZ-2023 chromosome 10, CAS_Ptep_4.0, whole genome shotgun sequence includes:
- the LOC107456154 gene encoding poly [ADP-ribose] polymerase tankyrase-2 — protein MATRRSCMQTSSDNSHICDNGRELFDACRYGDVSRVRKLVTPQNVNARDAAGRKSTPLHFAAGFGRRDVVEHLLQNGANVHARDDGGLIPLHNACSFGHAEVVQLLLKHGADPNARDNWNYTPLHEAAIKGKTDVCIVLLQHGADPSIRNTDGKTALDLADPSARSVLTGEYRKDELLEGSRSGNDEKLMSLLTPVNVNCHASDGRKSTPLHLAAGYNRIRIVQLLLQHGADVHAKDKGGLVPLHNACSYGHFEVTEILIKHGANVNAMDLWQFTPLHEAASKARIEVCSLLLSHGADPTLLNCHSKSAIDVASARELPERLSYEFKGHCLLEASRLADPQRVKKFLCLDVINFKHPFTGDTALHCAVSSLYPKRKQVCEILIRKGASLNEKNKEFLTPVHIAADKSHFDVLDVLLKHGAKVNALDGLGQTALHRCAREGNVQACRILLSYDVDPSIISLQGYTAAQVASENVQKLLSEPTTVNIDIEYQLLEASKAGDTEVVKKILSSHLPVVNCRDVDGRQSTPLHFAAGYNRVSVVEYLLQHGADVHAKDKGGLVPLHNACSYGHYEVAELLVKYGANVNVADLWKFTPLHEAAAKGKYEIVKLLLKHGADPSKKNRDSHTPLDLVKEGDQDVADLLRGDSALLDAAKKGNLSRVLKLVSPENINCRDSQGRNSTPLHLAAGYNNLEVAEFLLEHGADVNAQDKGGLIPLHNASSYGHLDIAALLIKYNTVVNATDRWGFTPLHEAAQKGRTQLCALLLAHGADPTMKNHEGQTPYDLTTAEDVKCLLVDAMPPSSLPPSAKSSAIGASVIPVIPSSSIPTVSPVTVVLENDIPVSPLNLFPSQKLSPIATSSGSQHGDGCVDFDKAEAPDPTMQNVGITGFLMSLGMEHLTETFEKEQISLDILAEMGHEELKQIGINAYGHRHKLLKGIEKLYTGHNASTFMPNKPGTVLVELTLEDKEYQAVEEEMQATIREHRDNGHAGGVFMRYNILKIQKVRNRKLWEKYCHRRKEVSEENHNQANERMLFHGSPFINAIVQKGFDERHAYIGGMFGAGIYFAENSSKSNQYVYGIGGGTGCPLHKDRSCYICHRQLVFCRVTLGKSFLQFSAMKMAHAPPGHHSVIGRPSVGGLYYPEYVVYRGEQAYPEYLITYQIVKPDGEPPSSPTS, from the exons ATGGCTACCAGACGTTCATGTATGCAAACTTCAAGTGACAATTCCCATATTTGTGATAACGGTAGAGAATTATTTGATGCTTGTCGATATGGTGATGTTTCAAGAGTAAGAAAGCTTGTTACTCCACAAAATGTTAACGCTAGAGATGCTGCGGGACGGAAGTCAACACCATTGCACTTTGCTGCTG gatTTGGACGTCGAGATGTGGTAGAACATCTACTTCAGAATGGAGCTAATGTCCATGCTAGAGATGATGGAGGATTGATACCTCTCCATAATGCATGCTCTTTTGGTCATGCTGAAGTTGTGCAGCTTTTACTGAAACATGGTGCAGACCCTAATGCAAGAGACAATTGGAATTATACTCCACTGCATGAAGCAGCCATCAAAGGAAAAACGGATGTTTGCATtg tattactTCAGCATGGTGCAGATCCTTCCATACGAAATACTGATGGTAAGACTGCTTTAGACCTTGCAGATCCCTCTGCAAGATCAGTTTTGACAGGAGAGTATAGGAAAGATGAGTTGTTGGAGGGTTCTCGTAGTGGCAATGATGAGAAACTTATGTCATTGTTAACTCCTGTTAATGTTAATTGTCATGCAAGTGATGGAAGaaag tCTACACCTTTACACCTTGCTGCTGGTTATAATAGAATTCGTATTGTCCAGCTTTTGTTACAACATGGAGCAGATGTTCACGCTAAAGACAAAgg tGGTTTGGTACCATTACATAATGCTTGTTCATATGGACATTTTGAagttactgaaattttaattaaa catGGAGCTAATGTGAATGCTATGGATTTATGGCAATTCACTCCATTGCATGAAGCTGCTTCAAAAGCTCGTATTGAAGTTTGTTCATTACTTTTGAGTCATGGAGCTGATCCTACCCTTCTTAACTGTCATTCTAAAAGTGCAATTGATGTTGCTTCAGCTAGAGAGTTGCCTGAGCGACTGTCTT atgagTTCAAAGGCCACTGTCTGTTAGAAGCTTCAAGACTTGCTGATCCTCAACGTGTAAAGAAATTCTTATGTCTCgatgtgataaattttaaacaccCTTTTACTGGTGATACTGctctg CATTGCGCTGTGAGTTCTCTTTATCCAAAAAGAAAGCAAGTCTGTGAAATATTAATACGAAAAGGTGCtagtttgaatgaaaaaaataaaga atttttaacacCTGTTCACATCGCAGCTGATAAATCTCATTTTGATGTACTAGACGTTTTACTTAAGCATGGGGCTAAG GTAAATGCCTTAGATGGTCTGGGACAAACTGCTCTGCATCGCTGTGCAAGGGAGGGAAATGTACAAGCTTGTAGAATCCTGCTTTCTTATGATGTTGATCCTTCAATTATTAGTTTGCAAGGTTACACAGCCGCTCAAGTTGCTAgtgaaaatgtacaaaaactatTGAGTG AGCCAACAACGGTGAACATTGATATTGAATATCAACTGCTAGAAGCTTCTAAAGCTGGAGATACTGAAGTTGTCAAA AAAATTCTCTCTAGCCATTTACCTGTTGTAAACTGTAGAGATGTGGATGGCAGGCAGTCTACTCCTCTTCATTTTGCAGCTGGTTACAATAGAGTTTCTGTTGTAGAATACCTTTTGCAGCATGGTGCTGATGTGCATGCAAAAGACAAAGG tggttTAGTCCCCCTGCATAATGCATGTTCATATGGCCATTATGAAGTTGCTGAATTACTTGTAAAG tatGGTGCTAATGTAAATGTTGCTGATCTGTGGAAGTTTACACCTCTTCATGAAGCAGCTGCAAAAGGAAAATACGAAATTGTGAAGCTGCTTTTAAAG caTGGTGCTGATCCTTCTAAGAAGAATCGTGATAGTCATACTCCTTTAGATTTAGTCAAAGAAGGTGATCAAGATGTTGCTGATTTACTTAGgg gggaTTCAGCTTTGTTGGATGCAGCGAAGAAAGGCAATTTAAGTAGGGTGTTGAAATTGGTGTCtccagaaaatattaattgtagaGATTCTCAAGGTCGCAATTCAACACCCCTTCATCTTGCAG cTGGTTACAATAATTTAGAGGTAGCGGAGTTCCTCCTGGAGCATGGTGCAGATGTTAATGCTCAAGACAAGGGAGGGTTGATACCTTTGCACAATGCCTCTTCTTATGGG cATTTAGATATTGCAGCCCTTCTTATTAAATACAACACTGTGGTCAATGCTACTGACAGATGGGGCTTCACACCTCTACACGAAGCTGCCCAGAAGGGCAGAACTCAATTATGTGCCTTGCTA ttagcTCATGGGGCTGATCCAACCATGAAGAATCATGAAGGGCAAACTCCATATGACTTGACTACt GCTGAGGATGTTAAGTGCTTGTTAGTAGATGCAATGCCTCCTTCTTCTTTGCCACCTTCAGCTAAAAGTAGTGCAATCGGAGCATCTGTGATACCTGTAATTCCATCTTCTag TATTCCTACCGTCTCTCCAGTGACAGTTGTGTTAGAAAATGACATTCCAGTTTCCCCTCTCAATCTTTTTCCTTCTCAAAAACTGTCACCTATAGCCACATCATCAGGCTCTCAACATGGTGATGGCTGTGTTGACTTTGACAAAGCTGAGGCTCCAGATCCTACAATGCAGAATGTAGGCATAACTGGTTTTCTGATGAGTCTTGGCATGGAACATTTGACAGAAACATTCGAAAAAGAACAA ataTCTTTAGACATTCTGGCTGAAATGGGCCATGAAGAATTAAAGCAAATAGGAATTAATGCATATGGACATAGGCACAAACTTCTCAAAGGCATTGAGAAACTGTATACTGGTCATA atGCATCAACTTTTATGCCTAATAAGCCTGGAACTGTACTTGTTGAACTCACTTTAGAAGATAAAGAGTATCAAGCAGTAGAAgaagaa atgcAAGCCACTATAAGAGAACATAGAGACAATGGGCATGCTGGTGGAGTTTTCATGagatataacattttaaaa ATTCAAAAGGTACGTAACAGAAAATTATGGGAGAAGTATTGTCATAGGCGTAAAGAAGTTAGTGAAGAGAATCATAACCAGGCTAATGAGCGTATGTTGTTTCATGGTTCCCCCTTCATAAATGCGATAGTACAAAAAGGTTTTGATGAACGTCATGCCTACATTGGTGGAATGTTTGGAGCag GAATTTACTTTGctgaaaattcttcaaaaagcAACCAGTATGTTTATGGAATTGGAGGTGGCACTGGATGCCCTCTCCACAAGGACAGATCATGTTACATTTGCCACAG GCAGCTAGTGTTTTGTAGAGTAACTCTTGGCAAGTCTTTCTTACAATTTAGCGCAATGAAAATGGCTCACGCACCTCCCGGGCATCATTCTGTTATTGGTCGACCCAGTGTAGGTGGGCTTTACTATCCTGAGTATGTTGTGTATAGAGGAGAGCAG gcTTATCCAGAATACCTCATCACTTACCAGATAGTAAAACCTGATGGTGAGCCACCTTCATCTCCAACATCATGA